From a single Lolium rigidum isolate FL_2022 chromosome 7, APGP_CSIRO_Lrig_0.1, whole genome shotgun sequence genomic region:
- the LOC124672042 gene encoding ubiquinol oxidase 2, mitochondrial-like, with protein sequence MAQSARRVARSAAMAHLGARFFVAGGRRSSAALGIGPVRTARAAAMGAPEMWKCGGARLSSTAATPVSGPLTPPASCGKKKKEETEAASYWGVAPTRLVKEDGTEWKWSCFRPWDAYEADVSIDLMKHHQPVTMGDKMARWTVKAMRWHADLFFQRRYGCRAMMLETVAAVPGMVAGAVLHLRSLRRFEQSGGWIRALLEEAENERMHLMTFMEVSQPRWHERALVVAVQGVFFNVYLATYLLSPRIAHRVVGYLEEEAVHSYTEFLRDLDAGKIDDVPAPAIAIDYWRLPPGATLKDVVTVVRADEAHHRDVNHYASDIYYQGHALREVPAPIGYH encoded by the exons ATGGCGCAGTCGGCGCGGCGTGTCGCGAGGTCGGCGGCGATGGCCCATCTAGGGGCGCGCTTCTTCGTGGCCGGTGGTCGTCGCTCATCCGCGGCGCTCGGCATCGGGCCTGTGCGTACCGCCCGCGCAGCTGCCATGGGGGCGCCGGAGATGTGGAAATGCGGCGGCGCACGCTTGAGCAGCACCGCGGCCACGCCGGTGTCAGGCCCCTTGACGCCGCCGGCGTCTTGCGgtaagaagaagaaagaggagacGGAGGCGGCGAGCTACTGGGGCGTGGCGCCGACGAGGCTCGTCAAGGAGGACGGGACCGAGTGGAAGTGGTCGTGCTTCAGG CCGTGGGATGCGTACGAGGCGGACGTGTCCATTGATCTGATGAAGCACCACCAGCCGGTGACGATGGGGGACAAGATGGCTAGGTGGACGGTCAAGGCCATGCGCTGGCACGCCGACCTCTTCTTCCAG AGGAGGTACGGCTGCCGCGCGATGATGCTGGAGACGGTGGCCGCAGTCCCCGGCATGGTGGCCGGCGCGGTGCTCCACCTCCGGTCGCTCCGGCGCTTCGAGCAGAGCGGCGGGTGGATCCGGGCGCtgctggaggaggccgagaacgaGCGCATGCACCTCATGACCTTCATGGAGGTGTCCCAGCCGCGGTGGCACGAGCGCGCGCTCGTCGTGGCCGTCCAGGGCGTCTTCTTCAACGTCTACCTGGCCACCTACCTGCTCTCCCCGAGGATCGCGCACCGCGTCGTGGGCTacctggaggaggaggccgtgcaCTCCTACACCGAGTTCCTccgcgacctcgacgccggcaagATCGACGACGTGCCCGCGCCCGCCATCGCCATCGACTACTGGCGCCTCCCGCCCGGCGCCACGCTCAAGGACGTCGTCACGGTCgtccgcgccgacgaggcgcACC